The following are from one region of the Nicotiana tomentosiformis chromosome 7, ASM39032v3, whole genome shotgun sequence genome:
- the LOC138895920 gene encoding uncharacterized protein, with protein MLSDTIAEKQVIVNSEGLNTGYYRCEAFIIEIQDKGGPYQKIDECEVVDFLWKNIICKFGIPKDIACDNRPLFIGAKVTKFLKDLKIKRITSSPYHPSANGQAESTNKVIIQNLKKRLEAAKGK; from the exons atgctgagtgacacaatagcagagaAACAAGTCATAGTTAACAGTGAAGGTCTTAACACAGGTTACTACAGATGTGAGGCATTCATTATAGAGATTCAGGACAAAGGAG gtccttatcagaagatcgatgaatgtgaagtggtggatttcttgtggaAGAACATAATTTGCaaatttgggataccaaaagacATAGCATGTGACAACCGGCCACTGtttataggcgcaaaggtcacaaagttccttaaagacttgaaaatcaaaaggatcacatcttCTCCCTATCATCCGAgtgcaaatggtcaagcggaatcaacgaacaaagtgattatacaaaatctcaaaaagagattggaagcagctaAAGGAAAATAG
- the LOC138895919 gene encoding uncharacterized protein, translating to MAKSSTGKTPFSLVYGVEALIPVEAGEPTLRYFQANEEANNEAMLVNLELLDERRDLAHIRMLAQKHNGKHTTKKVSTTAIRPFNNKAYKQRTTPEQLDNLLLVSKVPTGKLSLLSNKDYPTIHKYKPLGDC from the exons ATGGCCAAGTCGAGCACAGGAAAGACTCCTTTCTCCCTTGTGTACGGAGTAGAAGCGTTGATCCCGGTGGAAGCTGGGGAgcctaccttgagatatttccaggcaaatgaagaagcaaacaacgaagcaatgttgGTCAATTTGGAGCTGCTCGATGAGCGTAGGGACTTGGCGCACATAAGGATGCTAGCTCAAAAGCA caacggaaagcatactacaaagAAGGTTTCAACAACAGCAATAAGACCGTTTAATAACAAGGCATACAAGCAAAGAACCACTCCGGAgcagttagataatcttttgctcgtTAGCAAagttcccaccgggaagttaagtttgctatcaaACAAAGATTACCCGACCATTCACAAGTATAAGCCACTAggggattgttag
- the LOC138895918 gene encoding uncharacterized protein produces the protein MLKQLCVNIPFTEVLTQMPVYAKFLKEILSSKRKLEEMTMVKLNAHCSAILQNNIPQKCGDLVNFTIPYPLGSEKFDKALCDSGASINLMSLYVFRKLEGELGVIKFVPVSLQLADQTTIIPNGIIKEIPVRVDKFVFPMDFIIVDMKMNKERMKKYPYDEASAYSCFKLDVVGELAKNHKLEKLVGDSLERCITQSSTLEDEEPEIKKEVEALDTDNQVVDEDEFKKEMIKPKLELKIISSGEKSDSAYRPLNIEVSAEQERVKATSDAMDGMIRRCIPEGKMESILSHYHDGAAGGHYGGNRIVAKVMESNFYWPSLYKDARYYVAACDKCQRTGEHIMSHMNELEEFRLDMYENARIFKENMKKWHDRLIKPKEFHEGENVLLYNSRLRLFP, from the exons ATGCTCAAACAGTTGTGTGTGAACATCCCATTCACAGAGGTGCTCACCCAAATGCCTGTCTATGCTAAATTTTTGAAGGAAATCCTTTCGAGTAAAAGGAAGCTAGAGGAAATGACAATGGTAAAACTCAACGCACATTGCAGTGCCATCCTACAAAATAACATTCCTCAAAAGTGTGGGGATCTTGTGAACTTCACTATACCCTACCCGTTGGGGAGTGAGAAATTTGACAAGGCCTTGTGCGACTCAGGTGCATCCATTAACTTAATGTCATTGTATGTTTTTAGGAAACTGGAAGGAGAGCTTGGAGTGATAAAGTTTGTGCCGGTATCATTGCAACTGGCCGATCAGACCACCATTATACCAAAtggaataatcaaggaaattccAGTGAGAGTGGACAAATTTGTGTTTCCTATGGACTTCATTATAGTAGACATGAAAATGAATAAGGAG AGAATGAAGAAGTACCCGTATGATGAGGCGTCTGCCTACTCATGTTTCAAACTGGATGTGGTAGGGGAGTTAGCTAAAAATCATAAGCTAGAGAAGCTGGTAGGTGATTCATTAGAAAGATGCATTACTCAATCGAGTACATTAGAGGATGAAGAACCTGAGATCAAAAAAGAGGTTGAGGCCTTGGATACTGATAACCAAGTGGTAGATGAAGATGAATTTAAGAAGGAAATGATTAAGCCAAAGCTGGAGTTGAAA ATCATATCTAGTGGGGAGAAAAGTGATAGTGCATATCGACCACTCAACATTGAAGTATCTGCTGAGCAAGAAAGAGTCAAAGCCACATCTGATGCAATGG ATGGCATGATTCGGAGATGTATACCAGAAGGAAAAATGGAAAGCATACTATCCCACTATCATGACGGAGCAGCTGGAGGACATTATGGAGGAAATAGGATAGTAGCAAAAGTCATGGAATCTAATTTCTACTGGCCGTCCCTGTATAAGGACGCAAGATATTACGTTGCGGCATGTGACAAGTGCCAACGGACAG GTGAACACATAATGTCACATATGAATGAGCTGGAGGAATTCAGATTGGACATGTATGAGAATGCgcgaattttcaaggaaaacatgaAGAAATGGCATGACCGTCTGATTAAACCAAAAGAATTTCATGAAGGGGAAAATGTCTTGCTATACAATAGTAGACTCAGATTGTTCCCCTGA